A single Larimichthys crocea isolate SSNF chromosome VIII, L_crocea_2.0, whole genome shotgun sequence DNA region contains:
- the larp6a gene encoding la-related protein 6a: protein MHALVNAFMRCLSFLLPPSWLCVSFCLWVGSECEETLPRPNPRARFKRRKPLTYEEVAAAEAEAQGGSSPSVLPGPGCVSLAATSPAAPQGPQSGRIWIGGLWRAVERVFGAPWVLLRHHWCPKKRRAALRTPYPVCAFESSEIRSFQGGAAAAATTEQGKRACAGTLTYSRNMSGSVGIPDLNPVECASDASAEQGIDEVITVDQHTQEMGTVTITVAIQAAEDEEPEEVSSNNIDFLGGSCSEDEIGRHDKSSGAGTSGGELEEESWQPPDPELIQKLVTQIEYYLSDENLEHDAFLLKHVRRNKLGFVSVKLLTSFKKVKHLTRDWRTTAYALRHSKILELNDEGRKVRRKSAVPVFASESLPSRMLLLSDLQRWPELAALTKDNGGSEGGATQQEQLMKLLLKAFGTYGAIASVRVLKPGKDLPADLKRLSGRYTQLGTEECAIVEFEEVEAAVKANEAVGSEDGGTSSLGLKVVLIGTKPPKKKVPKERPREEGGMRKSRSLNCRVRELQYHGDDSACSSSDTESNPTSPRLARKSQSCNKLSPTTAGISFQNNHLSPGMSPRNSPWSSPRASPCSQRKSPHSHKSPLASEGRLSPEPGRRWADYSSDSSLTPSGSPWVQRRKQVASQESSPVGSPMLGRKIQNADGLPPGVMRLPRGPDGTRGFHCVTVGERGKTAATQT from the exons ATGCACGCCTTAGTAAACGCCTTCATGCGTtgcctctccttcctcttgcCTCCCTCTTGGCTTTGTGTCAGCTTTTGCTTGTGGGTTGGGAGTGAGTGCGAAGAGACGCTGCCGCGGCCCAATCCCAGAGCTCGTTTCAAACGCAGAAAGCCTCTTACATATGAGgaagtagcagcagcagaagcagaagccCAAGGAGGCTCCAGCCCGTCGGTCTTACCAGGTCCAGGCTGCGTCTCGCTGGCTGCTACAAGCCCCGCTGCTCCTCAGGGCCCTCAGTCGGGTCGGATCTGGATCGGGGGTCTCTGGCGAGCCGTGGAGCGCGTCTTCGGAGCCCCCTGGGTCCTTCTCCGTCATCACTGGTGCCCGAAGAAACGTCGAGCAGCTTTACGCACCCCGTATCCTGTCTGTGCCTTCGAGTCAAGCGAGATTAGAAGCTTCCAGGGAggtgctgctgccgctgctacAACCGAGCAAGGGAAGAGAGCGTGTGCAGGCACCTTGACTTattcgaggaacatgagtggGTCCGTGGGGATCCCTGATCTGAACCCAGTGGAGTGCGCCTCGGATGCGTCAGCGGAGCAGGGCATCGATGAGGTAATCACCGTGGATCAGCACACGCAGGAAATGGGGACGGTGACGATAACCGTGGCCATTCAAGCGGCGGAGGACGAGGAACCCGAGGAAGTGTCATCCAATAATATTGACTTCCTTGGAGGCAGCTGTAGTGAGGACGAAATCGGAAGACATGACAAATCAAG CGGTGCTGGGACCAGCGGAGGGGagttggaggaggagagctggcAGCCTCCAGATCCAGAGCTCATCCAGAAGTTGGTCACGCAGATCGAGTACTACCTGTCTGATGAGAACCTGGAGCATGATGCCTTCTTGCTGAAACATGTCAGACGCAACAAACTGGGGTTTGTCAGCGTAAAGTTACTCACTTCGTTCAAAAAA GTAAAACACTTGACTCGTGACTGGAGAACAACTGCTTATGCTCTGAGACACTCCAAGATACTTGAGCTGAACGATGAGGGGCGTAAGGTGCGGCGTAAATCCGCAGTGCCAGTCTTTGCCAGTGAGTCGTTACCTAGCCGCATGCTGCTGTTAAGTGATTTGCAGAGGTGGCCAGAGCTGGCTGCTCTCACTAAGGATAATGGAGGCAGTGAGGGAGGAGCCactcagcaggagcagctgatGAAGCTGTTATTGAAGGCATTCGGAACATACGGTGCCATCGCCTCCGTTAGAGTCCTGAAGCCTGGGAAGGACCTGCCTGCAGACCTGAAAAGGCTGAGTGGTCGCTACACTCAGCTAGGCACTGAGGAATGTGCCATTGTGGAGtttgaggaggtggaggctgctgTGAAAGCCAATGAAGCTGTAGGAAGCGAAGATGGAGGGACCAGTTCGCTGGGGTTGAAAGTAGTCCTGATTGGCACCAAGCCGCCCAAGAAGAAGGTTCCCAAAGAAAGACCAcgtgaggagggagggatgcgTAAAAGTCGCTCGCTCAACTGTAGAGTAAGAGAGCTCCAGTACCACGGGGACGACTCAGCCTGCAGCTCCTCAGACACTGAGAGCAACCCTACATCCCCTAGGCTTGCCAGAAAGTCCCAGTCCTGCAATAAGCTCAGCCCCACCACTGCAGGGATCAGTTTCCAGAACAATCACCTGAGTCCTGGTATGTCCCCGCGTAACAGTCCCTGGTCTAGCCCCCGTGCAAGCCCCTGTTCTCAGCGTAAATCTCCTCATTCCCACAAGTCTCCTTTAGCCAGCGAGGGCAGACTGAGCCCTGAGCCTGGTCGCCGCTGGGCAGACTACTCTTCAGACAGCAGCCTCACCCCTTCAGGGAGCCCGTGGGTTCAACGCCGCAAGCAGGTAGCGTCTCAGGAGAGCAGTCCAGTCGGCAGTCCGATGTTGGGTAGAAAGATCCAAAATGCTGACGGTCTGCCACCGGGCGTAATGAGGCTGCCACGGGGTCCTGATGGAACCCGGGGCTTTCACTGTGTCACTGTTGGCGAGAGGGGAAAGACTGCCGCCACTCAGACTTGA
- the tm2d3 gene encoding TM2 domain-containing protein 3, which yields MATSCQIWRPDRGRCFKTYGIIIVLFMDLALQCVDGYLSSPHVGQEPPYSRDAQHGPVITSPVVPAAASVTPADEESYTAKCPSGGLCSRLPADCIQCNYQHNCTYRKPATFTCKPKKGVHCIGESGHPQTNFSLSISCQFCWQLDPSEYRCSNSTNCMTVSCPRKRYNATCDVLDHVHCLGKRRFQKRLFCNWTGGYKWSTALALSITLGGFGADRFYLGQWREGLGKLFSFGGLGIWTLIDVLLIGVGYVGPADGSLYI from the exons ATGGCTACTAGCTGTCAGATATGGAGACCGGACCGAGGACGGTGCTTCAAAACCTACGGAATAATTATCGTTTTGTTCATGGACCTGGCCTTACAGTGTGTTGACG GGTACCTGAGCTCTCCTCATGTTGGCCAGGAGCCCCCCTACTCCAGAGATGCCCAGCATGGACCTGTCATCACCAGCCCGGTGGTCCCTGCTGCAGCCTCAG TGACGCCTGCAGATGAAGAGAGCTATACTGCCAAGTGTCCCAGTGGGGGTTTGTGTAGTCGTCTGCCAGCTGATTGCATTCAGTGCAATTATCAACACAACTGCACCTACAGGAAACCAGCTACTTTCACCTGTAAACCCAAAAAAGGAGTTCACTGTATA ggaGAGTCAGGACATCCGCAAAccaacttctctctctccatcagctgTCAGTTCTGCTGGCAGCTAGACCCATCCGAGTACCGCTGCTCAAACTCTACCAACTGTATGACCGTGTCCTGCCCACGCAAGCGCTACAATGCCACCTGTGACGTGTTAGACCATGTACATTGTTTAG gtAAAAGACGCTTTCAGAAACGTTTATTTTGTAATTGGACTGGTGGATACAAATGGTCAACAGCATTAGCACTCAG CATCACGCTTGGTGGTTTTGGGGCAGATCGGTTTTATTTGGGCCAGTGGAGAGAAGGCCTGGGCAAACTGTTCAGCTTTGGAGGCCTGGGCATTTGGACTTTGATAGATGTTCTTCTGATAGGGGTTGGTTATGTGGGACCAGCTGACGGTTCGCTCTACATCTGA
- the tars3 gene encoding threonine--tRNA ligase, cytoplasmic, with translation MAECLAARLSAQEEQIRLLTKEISTLRDGLSRGLDAAGAVEVSPELECLRTENEKLRYRLLHLRRGLQAELELEEAQGKKQPGVKCGKAPEKNTSKMQQANTRADNKVATTETKPAEKNNKKEKKQEKEQGEGGGGLKELKPWPEYITERLSLYDELKRESDALLAKKAAGSKPITVELSDGRKVEGKAWITTPYQLASAISQGLADNSVISRVNGELWDLDRPLEQDCSLEILRFDNEDAQAVYWHSSAHILGEAMERFYGGCLCYGPPIENGFYYDMFLDGQKGVSSSEFGDLETLCKSVVKEKQPFERLEISKETLLKMFKYNKFKCRILNEKVTTPTTTVYRCGPLIDLCRGPHVRHTGKIKAMKIYKNSSTYWEGRSDMETLQRIYGISFPDSKMLKEWERFQEEAKNRDHRKIGKDQELFFFHDLSPGSCFFMPRGAYIYNTLTEFIRDEYWRRGFQEVASPNIYNSKLWETSGHWQHYSENMFSFPVEDDIFALKPMNCPGHCLMFSHRPRSWRELPLRLADFGVLHRNELSGTLTGLTRVRRFQQDDAHIFCTMDQIESEMKGCLDFLRCVYDVFGFSFQLHLSTRPEKYLGDIAVWNQAEKQLENSLNEFGEPWKLNPGDGAFYGPKIDIKIKDAIGRYHQCATIQLDFQLPIRFNLTFVGKDGDDKTRPVIIHRAILGSVERMIAILTENYAGKWPLWISPRQVMLVPVNPSCEDYAKRVCKQFTEAGFMADADLDSSCLLNKKIRNAQLAQYNFILVVGEKEKMTNCVNVRTRDNKVHGELSVAEVLARLTLLKQSRCRNAEEEF, from the exons ATGGCGGAGTGCCTGGCTGCACGCTTGTCCGCCCAGGAGGAGCAAATCCGGCTCCTCACCAAGGAAATATCCACTCTCCGCGATGGATTAAGTCGAGGCCTGGATGCCGCCGGTGCTGTGGAGGTTTCCCCTGAACTGGAGTGCCTGCGGACGGAGAATGAGAAGCTCAGGTACCGGCTGCTGCACCTCCGGCGAGGTCTGCAGgcggagctggagctggaggaggcacAGGGCAAGAAACAACCAGGAGTGAAGTGTGGCAAAGCTCCGGAGAAAAACACCAGCAAAATGCAGCAAGCAAACACACGGGCTGATAATAAG GTGGCAACCACGGAAACCAAACCCGCCGAGAAGAAcaacaagaaggagaagaaacaggagaaggaacaaggagaaggaggtggtggttTGAAAGAG CTGAAGCCCTGGCCTGAATACATCACAGAGCGCCTCAGCCTCTATGATGAGCTGAAGAGGGAGAGTGATGCCCTGCTGGCAAAGAAAGCTGCCGGCAGCAAGCCCATAACTGTGGAGCTGTCAGATGGACGTAAAGTGGAGGGCAAGGCTTGGATCACCACACCATACCAGCTGGCTAGTGCTATCAG CCAGGGCCTGGCTGACAACTCTGTGATTTCACGGGTGAATGGGGAGCTTTGGGACCTGGACAGACCTCTCGAGCAGGACTGCTCTCTTGAGATCTTGCGTTTTGACAATGAGGATGCTCAGGCA GTATATTGGCACTCCAGTGCTCACATCCTGGGAGAGGCAATGGAGCGCTTTTATGGAGGTTGTTTGTGTTATGGACCCCCCATTGAGAATGGTTTCTACTACGACATGTTCTTGGATGGACAGAA gGGAGTGTCTAGCTCTGAGTTTGGGGACCTGGAGACTTTGTGTAAGAGTgtagtgaaggaaaagcagcctTTTGAGCGGCTTGAGATCAGCAAGGAGACCCTGTTGAAGATGTTtaag TACAACAAATTCAAGTGCCGCATTCTGAATGAGAAAGTTACCACCCCCACTACTACAGTCTACAG ATGTGGCCCCTTGATTGACTTGTGCAGAGGTCCTCATGTCAGACATACAGGAAAAATCAAAGCCATGAAGATCTACAAG AACTCTTCAACCTACTGGGAGGGCCGCTCTGACATGGAGACTCTGCAGAGAATCTATGGGATTTCCTTCCCAGACTCAAAGATGCTGAAGGAGTGGGAACGTTTTCAGGAGGAGGCCAAGAACAGAGACCATCGCAAAATTGGCAAG GATCAGGAGCTGTTCTTCTTCCATGATCTGAGCCCCGGCAGCTGTTTCTTCATGCCTCGTGGAGCTTACATCTACAACACACTTACCGAGTTCATCAGG gATGAGTACTGGAGAAGAGGCTTCCAGGAAGTAGCCTCCCCCAACATCTATAACAGCAAACTGTGGGAGACATCTGGCCACTGGCAACActacagtgaaaacatgttcTCTTTCCCTGTAGAGGATGACATCTTTGCACTAAAGCCCATGAACTGCCCCGGACACTG TCTGATGTTCAGCCATAGGCCTCGCTCATGGAGGGAGCTTCCTCTGAGGCTGGCAGATTTCGGGGTCCTCCACAGAAATGAGCTGTCAGGAACACTGACCGGGCTGACAAGAGTACGGCGTTTCCAGCAGGATGACGCTCACATTTTCTGCACGATGGATCAG ATCGAGTCAGAGATGAAGGGCTGTCTTGACTTCCTCCGCTGTGTTTATGATGTGTTCGGATTCTCCTTCCAGCTTCACCTCTCTACTCGTCCAGAGAAGTATCTGGGCGACATTGCTGTGTGGAACCAGGCTGAGAAG CAATTGGAGAACAGCCTGAATGAGTTTGGGGAGCCATGGAAACTCAACCCTGGAGACGGTGCTTTTTATGGTCCCAAG ATTGACATTAAGATCAAAGATGCAATTGGACGTTACCACCAATGTGCAACTATTCAACTGGACTTCCAGCTGCCTATCCGCTTCAACCTGACCTTTGTTGG GAAGGATGGGGATGACAAAACACGACCAGTCATCATCCATCGTGCTATCCTTGGCTCAGTGGAGAGGATGATTGCCATTCTCACCGAAAACTATGCAGGGAAATG GCCTCTGTGGATTTCTCCACGCCAGGTGATGTTAGTGCCTGTAAACCCCTCCTGTGAGGATTACGCCAAGAGG GTGTGTAAGCAGTTTACAGAAGCTGGCTTCATGGCAGATGCTGACCTTGACTCGAGCTGTCTTCTAAACAAGAAAATCCGTAACGCTCAGTTGGCCCAATATAACTTCATTCTTG TGGtcggagagaaggagaagatgacTAACTGTGTCAATGTGCGCACGAGGGACAACAAAGTCCACGGAGAACTGTCGGTGGCCGAGGTGCTGGCTCGCCTGACCCTGCTCAAACAATCCCGCTGTCGAAACGCAGAGGAGGAGTTCTGA
- the ulk3 gene encoding serine/threonine-protein kinase ULK3 isoform X1: MASTSSFAPPKLADFILTERLGSGTYATVYKAYRKGDSREVVAVKVVAKKSLNKASTENLLTEIEILKTMRHPHIVQLKDFQWDAENIYLILEWCSGGDLSRFIRSRRILPERVSQRFLQQIACALLFLHERNISHLDLKPQNILLSGSVLKLADFGFAQYMSPWDEQSVLRGSPLYMAPEMVCRRQYDSRVDLWSVGVILYEALFGRAPFASRSYTELEEKIRSNQPIELPPGARVSKDCRDLLLRLLERNPDARITFAEFFTHPFVDLEHMPSAESLVKAKELVLQAVQKDQEGERSAALSLYCSALEHFVPAIHYETDRQRKDALRQKVSQYVSRAEELKALVASDNRLSFEESRTSRDILREMSRDQPRLLAALQMASTAIAKEESGMDDHEVLDLYQQCLGELLLALAAEPQGRRRELLHSEIKSLMSRAEYIKKNIKMQETQRDVSLDRESLTDSVRSSCCLQ, encoded by the exons ATGGCTTCAACCTCCAGCTTTGCTCCTCCGAAACTGGCTGACTTCATCCTTACAGAGCGACTGGGCAGTGGCACCTACGCTACAGTGTATAAAGCCTACAGGAAG GGGGACAGTCGAGAGGTGGTGGCAGTGAAGGTGGTTGCGAAGAAAAGTCTAAACAAGGCATCTACAGAAAATCTTCTCACAGAGATTGAAATCCTCAAGACCATGCGTCACCCTCATATAGTCCAGCTAAAAGACTTTCAG TGGGATGCTGAAAATATTTATCTGATCCTGGAGTGGTGTTCTGGTGGAGATCTCTCCCGCTTCATTCGCAGTCGCAGGATTTTACCTGAGAGGGTGTCCCAGCGCTTCTTGCAACAGATAG CCTGTGCCCTCCTGTTTCTTCATGAGCGAAACATCTCACACTTGGACCTGAAACCCCAGAATATTCTGCTCAGTGGCTCTGTCCTCAAACTAGCAG ATTTCGGTTTTGCCCAGTACATGTCACCATGGGATGAGCAGAGTGTCTTGAGAGGCTCTCCTCTTTACATGGCTCCTGAAATGGTGTGCCGGCGCCAGTATGACTCGAGGGTAGATCTCTGGTCGGTAGGAGTTATTCTTTATG AGGCACTATTTGGGCGAGCACCATTTGCATCAAGGTCATACACTGAATTGGAGGAGAAGATCCGGAGTAACCAACCTATTGAG CTCCCTCCTGGGGCCAGGGTATCCAAGGACTGCAGAGACCTTCTGTTGCGGCTGCTAGAGAGAAATCCAGATGCCCGGATCACCTTTGCAGAGTTCTTCACACACCCTTTTGTGGATTTGGAGCACATGCCGAGTGCAGAGAGCTTAGTGAAAGCG aaagagCTAGTCCTACAGGCCGTTCAGAAGGACCAGGAAGGGGAGAGGTCCGCCGCTCTGTCTCTTTACTGCAGTGCCCTTGAGCACTTTGTCCCCGCTATTCACT ACGAAACAGACCGACAACGTAAAGATGCCCTCAGGCAGAAG GTCAGCCAGTATGTGTCCAGAGCTGAGGAACTGAAAGCCCTGGTGGCCTCGGACAACAGACTGAGCTTTGAGGAGTCCCGGACCTCCAGGGATATCCTTCGAG AAATGTCTAGAGACCAACCACGGCTGCTGGCTGCTCTGCAGATGGCCTCCACTGCCATTGCTAAG GAGGAGAGTGGAATGGATGATCATGAGGTTCTGGATTTGTACCAACAGTGTCTGGGAGAACTTCTGTTGGCGCTAGCGG CCGAGCCCCAGGGCCGCAGGAGAGAGCTGCTCCACAGTGAG ATTAAAAGCCTCATGAGCAGAGCTGAGTACATCAAAAAGAATATCAAG atgcaGGAGACTCAGAGGGACGTGTCTCTGGATCGAGAATCTCTTACAGACTCTGTGAGAAGCT cttGCTGTTTGCAGTAA
- the ulk3 gene encoding serine/threonine-protein kinase ULK3 isoform X2, which yields MRHPHIVQLKDFQWDAENIYLILEWCSGGDLSRFIRSRRILPERVSQRFLQQIACALLFLHERNISHLDLKPQNILLSGSVLKLADFGFAQYMSPWDEQSVLRGSPLYMAPEMVCRRQYDSRVDLWSVGVILYEALFGRAPFASRSYTELEEKIRSNQPIELPPGARVSKDCRDLLLRLLERNPDARITFAEFFTHPFVDLEHMPSAESLVKAKELVLQAVQKDQEGERSAALSLYCSALEHFVPAIHYETDRQRKDALRQKVSQYVSRAEELKALVASDNRLSFEESRTSRDILREMSRDQPRLLAALQMASTAIAKEESGMDDHEVLDLYQQCLGELLLALAAEPQGRRRELLHSEIKSLMSRAEYIKKNIKMQETQRDVSLDRESLTDSVRSSCCLQ from the exons ATGCGTCACCCTCATATAGTCCAGCTAAAAGACTTTCAG TGGGATGCTGAAAATATTTATCTGATCCTGGAGTGGTGTTCTGGTGGAGATCTCTCCCGCTTCATTCGCAGTCGCAGGATTTTACCTGAGAGGGTGTCCCAGCGCTTCTTGCAACAGATAG CCTGTGCCCTCCTGTTTCTTCATGAGCGAAACATCTCACACTTGGACCTGAAACCCCAGAATATTCTGCTCAGTGGCTCTGTCCTCAAACTAGCAG ATTTCGGTTTTGCCCAGTACATGTCACCATGGGATGAGCAGAGTGTCTTGAGAGGCTCTCCTCTTTACATGGCTCCTGAAATGGTGTGCCGGCGCCAGTATGACTCGAGGGTAGATCTCTGGTCGGTAGGAGTTATTCTTTATG AGGCACTATTTGGGCGAGCACCATTTGCATCAAGGTCATACACTGAATTGGAGGAGAAGATCCGGAGTAACCAACCTATTGAG CTCCCTCCTGGGGCCAGGGTATCCAAGGACTGCAGAGACCTTCTGTTGCGGCTGCTAGAGAGAAATCCAGATGCCCGGATCACCTTTGCAGAGTTCTTCACACACCCTTTTGTGGATTTGGAGCACATGCCGAGTGCAGAGAGCTTAGTGAAAGCG aaagagCTAGTCCTACAGGCCGTTCAGAAGGACCAGGAAGGGGAGAGGTCCGCCGCTCTGTCTCTTTACTGCAGTGCCCTTGAGCACTTTGTCCCCGCTATTCACT ACGAAACAGACCGACAACGTAAAGATGCCCTCAGGCAGAAG GTCAGCCAGTATGTGTCCAGAGCTGAGGAACTGAAAGCCCTGGTGGCCTCGGACAACAGACTGAGCTTTGAGGAGTCCCGGACCTCCAGGGATATCCTTCGAG AAATGTCTAGAGACCAACCACGGCTGCTGGCTGCTCTGCAGATGGCCTCCACTGCCATTGCTAAG GAGGAGAGTGGAATGGATGATCATGAGGTTCTGGATTTGTACCAACAGTGTCTGGGAGAACTTCTGTTGGCGCTAGCGG CCGAGCCCCAGGGCCGCAGGAGAGAGCTGCTCCACAGTGAG ATTAAAAGCCTCATGAGCAGAGCTGAGTACATCAAAAAGAATATCAAG atgcaGGAGACTCAGAGGGACGTGTCTCTGGATCGAGAATCTCTTACAGACTCTGTGAGAAGCT cttGCTGTTTGCAGTAA